The Lytechinus pictus isolate F3 Inbred chromosome 15, Lp3.0, whole genome shotgun sequence genome contains a region encoding:
- the LOC129278337 gene encoding sulfotransferase 1B1-like, translating to MTENQNLPFIRSRHEYKGVMYPNFVLDSSIERLRTFQVRPDDVWLLSFPKAGTHWMMEIVGLILSDGDPGRIDRSLYSSTVEMINMDQPFPATREAEIAHPVDMSPFLDVVEEAPSPRVMIDHLTLDLLPEDILKSKIVYTARNPKDSILSWYEFVKDDPVYSLTMDKAIEEFMNYTMNWGCWPNHVRQFWQRRDHENVTFIFYEDLIRDPAKNIRKIASGIGHPLSEEILQRVVKLSHIDSQRQRFQEMAESGQENLVGNAGQYTFLNKGIAGRWKEHFTVAQNEAFDKWYQHEMADTDLLFTFE from the exons ATGACTGAGAACCAGAATCTTCCTTTCATTCGGTCAAGGCATGAATACAAAGGAGTTATGTATCCGAACTTTGTCCTCGATTCTAGCATCGAACGCCTAAGGACCTTCCAAGTTCGACCAGATGATGTTTGGCTCTTATCCTTTCCCAAAGCAG GGACACACTGGATGATGGAGATTGTTGGTCTGATTCTTAGCGACGGTGACCCAGGCCGCATCGACAGATCGCTTTACTCATCCACAGTGGAGATGATCAACATGGATCAACCTTTTCCTGCCACAAGAGAAGCGGAGATCGCACATCCGGTGGACATGAGTCCATTCCTGGACGTTGTCGAGGAAGCGCCCTCACCTCGGGTGATGATAGATCATCTGACCCTGGACCTTCTTCCAGAGGATATCCTCAAGTCAAAG ATCGTCTATACCGCACGCAATCCAAAGGATTCCATTTTATCTTGGTATGAGTTTGTCAAAGACGACCCAGTATATTCACTCACCATGGATAAAGCCATAGAGGAATTTATGAATTACA CAATGAACTGGGGTTGTTGGCCGAACCACGTTCGTCAGTTCTGGCAGCGACGAGACCACGAAAATGTGACATTCATCTTCTATGAAGATCTCATAAGG gacCCTGCTAAGAACATCCGGAAGATTGCTTCCGGTATAGGTCATCCTCTCTCAGAAGAGATCCTACAACGAGTTGTCAAGCTCAGTCATATAGATTCACAGAGACAACGATTTCAAGAGATGGCCGAGAGTGGGCAAGAGAATCTTGTGGGAAATGCCGGCCAGTATACATTCCTTAACAAAG GAATAGCCGGCCGTTGGAAGGAACACTTTACTGTTGCACAGAACGAAGCTTTCGATAAATGGTATCAACATGAAATGGCTGACACTGATCTTTTATTTACGTTTGAATAG
- the LOC129277749 gene encoding uncharacterized protein LOC129277749 has product MDIGDLEPLSARSTSSVEDGFSSTRSKKSKTLARLRKLKKSDSSLRDSSKDALLPHPPDSQSKDDLTDRKLSNGLLDGGSALPDDIKQSAKVEGDRISDAIAGDSQGMATSHDPSRPKPLDWGEKSTLKSPLFPSSLDPVKPTSRGLGALEPLAPRGALEPLEKPKRTFSVKPEESIGRVGIGTNGVSKYDTSEIKETVYDAPTQRGDVFRIDGVVETETSDSQKFSAFADKNSVQGNEFGSLSSGKKHLPSEPKQMEDVLSKPSDVLEDDDDGDALDILPDEGKSNELRSDVLVPSAMKDRTGFRTTFSNSANKHALTGENHESSVSRRLQDNDAFNIVEEHTVKPKTTVTLIEEDDDDSDDELIVVSPLVPSSKPRTDNVPPRIEGTLMGDHLEESEGEVELPNRTVPDQSDGDEDIDDDKEDEENLKQYLKDKLQHIEDSEDSDALVASPSHSLRAGRLSPITNAGVPPPLPNTIMSPSLRTSYKRDNDLEDSFGNSEISDAVLSSGSMSETNRSMASSSLLLNTLTNKGARSGNMSYLSGGVRNSGSLVGKDELDSHLPERRLRIFVATWNMHEDKEIPENLDDLLLPEDIEYMQDVYVIGTQESSPDITEWEIRLQETLGPSHVLLHSAAHGVLQCVVFIRRDLIWFCSPVEESRVSTRPGSMIKTKGAIAVSFNFFGTSFIFIVSHFTSGDENMKERLFDYEKILKGISLPEKVPPTRKFNILTSDVTTRFDCVFWCGDFNFRLAENKARVEGWIDQLKRGNKNDYDILLQHDQLNKAMQRNEIFQGFHEGKINFLPSYKFDIGEDIYDTSTKARVPSYTDRVLYKSRRVTDISLIHYSSCEEIKTSDHRPVYGVFEAGIRPGKENSVMGGGMFVREVYIEGIKRRVAKSGMSKRTQAGSSVCSVM; this is encoded by the exons ATGGATATAGGGGATTTAGAGCCCCTCTCTGCTCGATCCACCTCATCAGTTGAAGATGGATTTAGCAGTACCAGGAGCAAGAAATCAAAGACCCTTGCACGACTCAG GAAATTAAAGAAATCTGACAGCTCACTACGTGACTCTTCGAAGGATGCTCTGTTACCTCATCCACCCGATAGTCAGTCAAAAGATGATCTAACTGATAGGAAGTTGTCCAATGGCTTACTTGATGGTGGCTCTGCCCTTCCTGATGATATCAAGCAGTCAGCCAAGGTAGAAGGAGACAGGATCAGTGATGCCATCGCTGGGGACAGTCAGGGAATGGCCACCAGCCACGACCCATCGCGGCCCAAGCCATTGGATTGGGGAGAGAAGTCAACCTTGAAATCCCCCCTCTTCCCTTCATCTCTAGATCCTGTGAAACCGACGAGTCGAGGGTTAGGAGCTCTCGAACCCCTTGCTCCACGTGGAGCGCTGGAACCGCTGGAGAAACCTAAGAGAACGTTCAGTGTGAAGCCGGAAGAAAGCATAGGTAGAGTTGGTATTGGAACAAATGGGGTTTCAAAGTACGACACCAGTGAAATCAAGGAAACTGTGTATGATGCACCTACACAGAGGGGAGATGTGTTTAGGATAGATGGTGTTGTAGAGACAGAAACTAGTGATTCACAGAAATTCAGTGCATTTGCAGACAAAAACTCTGTTCAGGGAAATGAGTTTGGAAGTTTGTCGAGTGGAAAGAAACACCTACCATCTGAACCGAAGCAGATGGAAGATGTCCTTTCAAAGCCAAGTGATGTTttagaagatgatgatgatggtgatgcgcTTGATATATTACCAGATGAAGGGAAATCAAATGAACTCAGAAGTGATGTTTTAGTTCCTAGTGCAATGAAAGACAGGACTGGATTTAGAACTACATTTAGTAACTCGGCAAACAAACATGCTTTAACTGGGGAGAACCATGAAAGTAGTGTGAGTAGGAGACTGCAGGATAATGATGCATTTAATATAGTTGAAGAACATACGGTGAAGCCAAAGACGACTGTCACTTTAAttgaagaggatgatgatgacagtgatgatgagtTAATCGTTGTCAGTCCACTGGTACCCTCGTCTAAACCTCGAACAGACAATGTTCCTCCAAGAATCGAAGGAACTTTGATGGGTGATCATTTAGAGGAAAGTGAGGGAGAAGTTGAGTTGCCAAATAGAACGGTTCCTGATCAGAGTGATGGCGATGAAGACATagatgatgataaagaagatgaagaaaaccTGAAGCAATATCTAAAAGACAAACTACAGCATATAGAGGATAGTGAGGACAGTGATGCCCTTGTTGCGAGTCCAAGCCATTCCTTGAGGGCTGGACGTCTCTCCCCTATAACCAATGCCGGTGTTCCTCCTCCACTTCCTAACACCATCATGTCTCCTTCCTTGAGGACCAGTTACAAGAGGGATAATGATCTTGAGGATAGTTTCGGAAACTCGGAGATATCCGATGCAGTTCTTAGCAGTGGGTCCATGTCTGAAACCAACAGGTCTATGGCATCCAGCTCCCTGCTACTGAACACGCTCACCAATAAGGGGGCAAGAAGTGGAAACAT GAGTTACCTGAGTGGAGGGGTGCGCAATTCAGGGTCCCTGGTCGGCAAGGATGAACTGGATTCCCATCTTCCAGAGCGAAGGCTACGTATCTTTGTTGCAACCTGGAACATGCACGAAGACAAG GAAATACCTGAGAACCTTGATGATCTGCTTCTACCTGAAGACATTGAGTACATGCAGGATGTCTATGTCATTGGCACGCAAGAATCTTCTCCCGATAT AACGGAATGGGAGATACGTCTACAGGAAACCCTTGGTCCATCACACGTTCTACTCCACTCGGCAGCGCACGGTGTCCTTCAATGTGTGGTGTTCATAAGGAGAGATCTCATTTGGTTCTGCTCTC CTGTGGAAGAATCCAGAGTATCCACTCGACCAGGATCGATGATTAAAACAAAG GGTGCAATAGCTGTCAGTTTCAACTTCTTTGGGActtcatttatcttcattgtttcTCATTTTACCT CTGGAGATGAGAATATGAAGGAGAGACTGTTTGATTATGAGAAGATCCTGAAAGGCATCAGTCTACCAGAGAAAGTCCCACCAACCAGGAAGTTTAATATACTTACAA GTGATGTGACAACCCGCTTTGACTGCGTTTTCTGGTGTGGAGACTTCAACTTCCGGTTGGCCGAGAACAAGGCTCGGGTCGAGGGCTGGATTGATCAACTGAAAAGAGGcaataaaaatgattatgatatcCTACTGCAACATGATCAACTCAATAAAGCAATGCAAAGAA ATGAGATATTTCAGGGCTTCCATGAGGGTAAAATCAACTTTCTGCCATCGTACAAATTTGACATCGGAGAGGATATATACGACACATCAACCAAAGCCAGGGTACCATCCTATACT GATCGGGTATTGTATAAGAGTCGCAGGGTAACTGACATCTCATTAATTCACTACAGCAGCTGTGAAGAAATCAAGACATCAGATCATCGGCCGGTCTATGGGGTCTTTGAGGCTGGAATCAGACCTGGAAAAGAAAA CTCAGTCATGGGAGGTGGAATGTTTGTTCGCGAGGTCTACATAGAAG GTATCAAGAGAAGGGTGGCGAAGTCTGGAATGTCAAAAAGGACACAAGCAGGGAGTTCTGTCTGCTCCGTCATGTGA